The following are encoded in a window of Bos indicus isolate NIAB-ARS_2022 breed Sahiwal x Tharparkar chromosome 7, NIAB-ARS_B.indTharparkar_mat_pri_1.0, whole genome shotgun sequence genomic DNA:
- the LOC109561026 gene encoding olfactory receptor 2T33-like — MENTNDTTGINFILLGLLNYTQTHIFFFSVVLMTFLTSLMSNIFMIMLIRMDSRLCTPMYFLLSQLSLMDVMLVLTVVPKMVGNYLMHIRSISSAGCGAQIFLFVTLEGGECFLLAAMAYDRYVAICHPLRYPILMNQKLCLHMTAGSWLLGGVDGLMQAGVTLSFPYCHSREINHFFCEAPSLVRLACTDTMIFEFFMYICCVLMLLIPVSFILASYGLILITVLRMHSAAARKKAFATCSSHLAVVGFFYGTIIFIYMRPKSYRSVAHDKVVSAFYTIFTPVLNPLIYSVRNKEVKGALRMWLEKYFQ, encoded by the coding sequence ATGGAAAATACAAATGACACCACGGGAATAAACTTCATTCTTTTAGGGCTCCTTAACTACACACAAacccatatatttttcttttctgtggttcTCATGACCTTCCTCACCTCCCTGATGAGCAATATCTTCATGATCATGCTCATTCGCATGGATTCCCGGCTGTGCACACCGATGTACTTCCTGCTTAGCCAGCTCTCCCTCATGGACGTGATGCTGGTCCTCACTGTTGTTCCCAAAATGGTAGGCAACTACCTGATGCACATCAGGTCTATCTCTTCTGCTGGCTGTGGTGCCCAGATCTTCCTGTTTGTCACTCTGGAAGGGGGCGAGTGCTTTCTCTTAGCggccatggcctatgaccgctatgtggccatatGTCATCCCCTGCGATACCCAATCCTCATGAATCAGAAGCTCTGCTTGCACATGACAGCCGGTTCCTGGCTTTTGGGAGGAGTGGATGGGCTGATGCAGGCTGGTGTCACCCTGAGCTTCCCTTACTGCCATTCTCGAGAAATCAACCACTTCTTTTGTGAGGCACCATCGCTTGTTCGCCTTGCCTGTACAGACACCATGATTTTTGAATTTTTCATGTACATCTGCTGTGTCCTGATGCTTTTGATCCCAGTGTCTTTCATTTTGGCTTCCTACGGTCTCATCCTGATCACTGTGCTCCGCATGCATTCTGCTGCAGCCAGGAAGAAAGCTTTTGCTACTTGTTCCTCCCATCTGGCTGTGGTGGGGTTTTTCTATGGCACCATCATATTTATCTACATGCGGCCCAAATCCTATCGTTCAGTGGCTCATGACAAAGTAGTCTCTGCCTTTTACACCATCTTCACACCTGTGTTGAACCCACTTATATACAGTGTGAGGAATAAAGAAGTCAAGGGGGCTTTGAGAATGTGGCTGGAGAAATATTTTCAGTGA